CAACAAACCGCACCCTATCGAACAAAGCCTGCCGTGAGCTGGCCCGGAGGAAAATCACGGCTCCTGAAACATATCATGCCACTCGTCCCTGAACACACCTGCTACTGCGAGCCCTTTGCTGGCGGCCTGGCCGTGCTCTTGGCCAAGGAGCGCTCTCAGCTCGAAGTCTTGAATGATCTCAACGGCGACCTGGTCAATTTTTACCGCTGCGTCCGCTTCCACGCAGATGTGCTCCTCACCGAGTTGGAGTTCGTTCTGAACAGCAGGGAAGAGTTCAACGATTTTCGCCATCAGCCCGGCTTGACTGACATCCAGCGCGCAGCCCGGTGGTTTTTCCGAAACAAAAACTGCTTCGGCGCAACGGATCTCAACAGCTTCGGCACTTCCGCGCTCAGTGGCGGTGCCTCGCATGGGTCCAGAAGCTCGCGGATGGAAAGCATCCGGGCCTTGAATCTGCGCTTGGACCGCGTATGCATCGAGCATCTCGACTGGAAGCGTTGCGTTGAACTTTACGACCGGCCTTCCTCGTTCTTCTTTTTCGATCCGCCCTACACCGGGTGCAGCGCCACAATGTATTCAGCCTGGACGGAGACCGATGTGTTGGCGCTCAAAGCGGTCCTATTGAAGTTGCGGGGCCGCTGGCTGGTCACTTTGAACGATTGCCCGTCGATCCGGGCGATTTTTAAAGGCTTCAAACTCAAATCCGTCGAGCGAGCCAGGGGAATCAACAACAAGGCGGAAACAGCCCGGTACCGTGAGCTGGTCATCAGCCCGGCTTAATCGTATTCCGTTATGTCCCAGTCCAACCCCTTCTTCTTCAGATCCCGTTCCACTGCTCGCAGTACCATCCTGCGGAAGTGTCCCTCGAACTGCAGCGAGGCGATGTGCTCATGCAACCGCGCCACGTCGCCTCGTTTTAAGGGTGGTAGTTTCACGTTTGCCAGCCATTTTCTGGCCTCCTCTTGGGCTTGTTTCCAGCTCATGCGGTACAAGGAAAGCGGGAGTTAGAGCTATGTCAGCCGAAAACTTGATGGAAACCCTGCTGCGCCACATCAGGATGCAGTTCTATCCTGACGATCCGAAGCGGTTTTTTCAGGAACAGCGGCTGTTGAAGCTCGCCATCACCACGCCCGCCGTCTGGCTCCAGGAGCGCGGCGTCGCGTTGTCTGCCCACCGGCTGCAGGCCGTCCTCATGGACATCATCACTGAGATAAAACGGCATGGCGATACCGGCGCGATCAAATGCTTTGGTGCATACCTGCTGCACACCGTCCAGCAGCACATGCGGTACCAAGGCGAGAGGTACTATAACGAAGGCAAGGCCGCGCGGAATCAGGTTGAGAAGGCGCTGTCCACGCTTCAAGCGTGTGTAGATCGTCCGGTCGAAAATTCTTCCTGCCAAAGGCTGGCAGAGTTGAACCAGTTGCTGCGGGCTGGGCGTCCGCGCCGCCGCGTGGCTGCAAAAAAGGCCAAGGAACCCGATCTGTTTGCCTCATGCAAGGGAGTTGCAGACAGCCGTCAAGGCCCGTGAAAAAGTATCAAACCCCTGTCAAACTGGTCGATCCGGCCCCGATTCGTATCAAACTGGTTTTTGGGTTTTTGACTCGTCTATCTGCCTTAAAATAAGCTACTTAACGCTTATTTTCGGCTAATTCCGCATCGTATCAAAATCGCTGGCAAGACTCACCATTCCTTGGAAAAAATCGGAGCGACAGGATTTGAACCTGCGACCCCCTGGTCCCAAACCAGGTGCTCTACCAAGCTGAGCCACGCTCCGCTGAAAACCGATATCCTACGCATTCCGCAGGAGGAAGACAACCTTCCCTTTTGGTTTTCTTTTATGCGATATGGGGAAACTGGAAAAGACTTTCCCCTTTTTTGACCTGCGTGGCCTCGATTCGCTAATCGAAGGCTTCGACAGCCTGAGGCTCAAGTGCCTCATCAAACTCGATCATATTTTCCAGGATTTCGGCGAATTCCACCAAACCCGGTGCCGGAATAATGATGGTATCCCGTCGACCATTCACATCCTCGGTAATTTTCAGAAAGCGTCCGCGTTCGTTCTCTTTCAAGTCGAACTGAAACTGCTTTCTTTCCACTCCAACTCTTTCGGTTTTCAACGTATGATCCATATGAATGACCCCCATTTGCTGTTGTTGGCACTATGGGAGTCGGAATGAGACGCGATGTCAATTGAGGTGCAAGCGAAAATGGAAGTTATCCACAATTATTTTTTATAGCGGGAACGTCTTGTTTTTACGTTAAAGATGTAAAAACAAGCTCAATTCCCGGAACGCTGCAGCTCCACATCCTGCTTCCTTTCGTCCTCACCCCAAACTTCCCTCCAAGGCTTGTGGCTTTGATAGAGGGCCAGGCGTTGTTTCAGGGCAGCAATGCGAGGCGAGTCCGGAAATAATTTGATGGCCGTCCGGATGTTATCCTGGGCTTTGCCGTAATTGCCCATTTCAGCGTAACCGGCAGCCAGCATGTCATAGGCTTCCGGCGAGGGCTGTTCTTTCAAAGCCTTCTGCGCATAGGCGACAGCCAGGACGCCGTCGCGCAGACTGGGAAAAGGACAGGTTGCGCGCAACCAAGCCGCCGTCAGATAGTCGGTGACGGAAATCGGCTGGGCTGCGGTAGCCGTGCGCAAATCATGCGCGGCACGCCCGTATTGTCCCAATTTGGCGACAACGTACGCCTTGCGAATCAGGATGGTGGCGGAATCGCTTTTAATATCAAGCGCCTGGGTGTAAAATTCCAGCGCTCCTACAAAATCATTTTGGTTCTCCTTTTCAAATCCCTTGAGCACCAGGGCTGTGAATTTTTCATCATTGCCGGGATCCTCAGCCGCGGGTTTGTCCTGGGCAATTGCCATCCTGTCGCAAAAAAGTGAGAGAACTCCTCCGGCAAACAATACGATCCAAAATCTGGCCATGTGCAATAGATAGGCGCCCGGCGTCCCGCGTCAACCCTTCGCGTTCGTGGAAGCGGCGTCCGGCGCAGGCGTTGCGGCTGCTTCCTGCAGGCCAAGTTCCATGCGGTCCATCAAATCACCCGCCTCGTCAAGAAACATCTTTTTATGCTCCACATTGGGAAGCAGTTTTGCGGCAAACTGAACCAGTTGATCCATGTCATGGCG
Above is a genomic segment from Candidatus Methylacidiphilales bacterium containing:
- a CDS encoding DNA adenine methylase, which codes for QQTAPYRTKPAVSWPGGKSRLLKHIMPLVPEHTCYCEPFAGGLAVLLAKERSQLEVLNDLNGDLVNFYRCVRFHADVLLTELEFVLNSREEFNDFRHQPGLTDIQRAARWFFRNKNCFGATDLNSFGTSALSGGASHGSRSSRMESIRALNLRLDRVCIEHLDWKRCVELYDRPSSFFFFDPPYTGCSATMYSAWTETDVLALKAVLLKLRGRWLVTLNDCPSIRAIFKGFKLKSVERARGINNKAETARYRELVISPA
- a CDS encoding PUR family DNA/RNA-binding protein, with the protein product MDHTLKTERVGVERKQFQFDLKENERGRFLKITEDVNGRRDTIIIPAPGLVEFAEILENMIEFDEALEPQAVEAFD